Within the Candidatus Eremiobacteraceae bacterium genome, the region CCTCAACGCCCGTGAATCCCCCGCCAATAATAATGAACCGTAATCGACGAGCGCGCTCATCCCGGTCGTTCGTTCCGGCCGCAGCCTCAAACGCTCCTGTGACGCGGCTGCGCAGCTGATCTGCATCAAACAGCGTTTTCAGCGGAATCGTATGGCGCGCGACGCCTGGCAACCCAAATGTGGAAGTCTGCGAGCCAAGAGCAAGCACCAAGTGATCGAAGCGCAGCGTAGACTGCGATCCGAGCAATGGATGCAAGACGCTGACAGTGCGCTCGGAGACATCGATCTCCAGAACGTCTCCTAATATGAATCGAGCGCGACGCAGACCGGCGCGTAGCGGTTGAACGATGTGCCGCGCTTCGATAGTGCCGCAAGCCACTTCAGGCAGCATGGGAGTGAACAACAAATAATTTTCCCGGCTTACGAGCGTCACGCCGACTTCACTGGGGGCTTTGCGTTCTAGTTCGCGAGCCGCCGAGACGCCGGCAAAGCCGCCGCCTAGGATCAGAATTTCGGCTCCCACTACCCGTGCTTCCGAAAAAGGTTGACGACGGCACACGCTGCGATAAGTCCAGCGAGGACCGCAAGACCCCTGACCGCTGCCGAGCGGCCTTGTTCGCGCGGGTTCGGCATGTAGCGGCTTTCAGGGAAGCGGCCGATGGATGCGCCATGGCGATCGTCCAACGCCATTTTCAATAACTGAGCAGGATGAAGCGCTTGACGGTCGCTCATCTGCGAGATCTGCTCGCGGCAACTGAAGCCCGTCGCGACGATGATCGTGTCTGTCGCGGCGTTGCGCACAGCGGGCAACAACGCGCGCTCGGCGAGTGCGGCGGATACTTCGTAGTGTTCCCCGCGCTCGAAACCAAATGCGCCGGCCATGCCGCAGCACCCTGAGTCCGGCATCGAGTAGTCGACGCCCAGTTTCT harbors:
- a CDS encoding (Fe-S)-binding protein; translation: LQAAVEVLEDAGFSVSIPKVQLCCGRPLYDYGMLDLARTMLREIIDALKPQIAAGICIVGLEPSCVSVFRDEMQNLLHDDEDAKRFKAQTFLLSEFLDKYAPHYQPPKLNRKVIMQTHCHQKSVLDASAVERLLKKLGVDYSMPDSGCCGMAGAFGFERGEHYEVSAALAERALLPAVRNAATDTIIVATGFSCREQISQMSDRQALHPAQLLKMALDDRHGASIGRFPESRYMPNPREQGRSAAVRGLAVLAGLIAACAVVNLFRKHG